ACGGGTAAGTCGGTGTTCTTGAAGACGCTGATCGGGTTGCTGCATCCCGAGCAGGGGTCGGTGATCGTCGACGGTACCGACATCACGCAGTGTTCGGCCAAGGAGCTCTACGAGATCCGCAAGTTGTTCGGGGTGTTGTTCCAGGACGGTGCGTTGTTCGGGTCGATGAGCCTGTTCGACAACATCGCGTTCCCGCTTCGTGAGCACACGAAGAAGAAGGAAGACGAAGTCCGCGACATCGTGATGGAGAAGATCGACCTCGTCGGTCTGACCGGTGCCGAGGACAAACTCCCGGGTGAGATCTCCGGTGGTATGCGCAAGCGTGCCGGGCTGGCGCGTGCGCTGGTGCTGGATCCGCAGATCATCCTGTGCGACGAGCCGGACTCGGGTCTCGATCCCGTCCGTACCGCCTACATCTCGCAGTTGCTGATCGACATCAACGCGCAGATCGATGCGACGGTGTTGGTGGTGACGCACAACATCAACATCGCCCGCACCATCCCGGACAACATCGGCATGCTCTTCCGCAAGGAACTCGTCATGTTCGGTCCGCGGGAGGTGCTGTTGACCTCGGAGCAGCCGGTGGTCAAGCAGTTCCTCTCCGGTGACCGGTTCGGTCCCATCGGTATGTCGGAGGAGAAAGACTCTGCGGTGGCCGCGCAGGAGGAGGCGATGGCGGCAGCGGGTATCTCCGGTGGTGGTACCAAGGATGATTTCACCGAGATCATCCCGCAGGTGCAGCCGAACCCGGGCATGCCCGAACGCAAGGCCATTGCCAGGCATCGGCAGCGAGTGCTCGAGTTGCTCCCGACGCTACCGCCCGACGCCCAGGAAGCGGTCCGCCGAGGCATGGCCGAAGAGGACGAGATCCGTGCCGAGAACCGGGCACGAGATCATTCGGGTCTCGTGCCGGACGACGCACCTACCGCGCCGCTGCGTGTGGTGGGCGGACGGACCCAGTCGGTCTAGCCCGGCGCGACGGGGTGGCAATGTGGCGCCTGCGCCGAGGACGGGTGGAGTGCGTTCTGTACGAGTCGGAGAGTGATGTCGTCGTAGATGACGGAGCCGTGAAAGACATGATCTTCGGGGCAAGAGTCCTGGATCACGGTGTTGGTCACGTTAGGGGCGGGAGTGAGCGTCGCCTCCGCGGGATCGACGACGAGGTCGTGTCTGGAACTGACGGTCACGTATCGGACGTCGGGGCGCGTCAGGCCGTCGCGCCGGATTGCCCGCATGTACTCGGAGTTCTTGGTGCCGTCCACGGCTGCCGGGAGGCTTGCCTTTAAACCTCCAGTGCCGCCCGGGATCTGGGCGATCCACTCGAGAAATCCGTAACCACTCATGCCCTGGACGGGTGAGGCGAGAGCAATGAAGGTGTTCACCCTGCGGGTGCCGCCGAGCTCGTTGAGGTAGTGGAAGGGCACCAGGCCGCCCTCGGAGTATCCGACGACGTCGACCTGGTCGGAACCGGTGCGGGCGGCCACGCGCTCGATGAACGCACCGATCTCGCGGGCCGAAGTGCGGAGGTCGCCGACCTGATGGAAGGGACCCGAGGTGGGGCCGCCGTAGTCCAGGCCGAACACGCAATAGCCCGCTGCCGCCAGCTGTGGGGCGTACATGGACCACGTCGCATACTTGTTCAGGAATGCGCCGTTCAACAGCACCACGGGACGCGGGTGATCGGTTGTCGGCCGACATCCCGGAACGTTCATCCCGATCGGTAAGGCCTCCGGGTGCTGGATCGAGTAGGCGACAGCTGATTTCCAGTCTGATTGCGTCGGCCCATAGAGGTCGTCCGCGCGAGCGCTCGGCGCCACAGCGAGAACGGCGACCGCAACCATCCAGGCAGTCGTCAGGATGGCGCGATGAAGGCGCTGTGGACGGTCGGTGATCCGGACTCTGCCCATGTGGTCCTCGGTTCCGAGCGGGCTTCATGTTGCTGTCAGAACGATCACACTACCTACTGCACGTAGATTTGTGGCCGAAACGCGGCAGGCCGCCGAGCGTCAGCGACCGACGATCGCCGGCGCGACGAAAGTCCGGAGTTTGGTACGGATGCGCTCCAGTGCGTCACCGTCGTCGTCGTACTGACTGATGTACATGATCTCCATCTCGGAGATCCATTCCGAGATCATGCGCAGATCCAGATCTGCCCGAATGGTGCCGGCGGCCTGTTCATCGGCCAGGATCGGTCCCCACAGCTCGTGGGTCAGTTCGACGGCGCGACCCGACACATTCAGGAGTTGGACCGACAGCGCCATCGACTCCGGTGACACCAGCCGATTGACCATCGGGTCGGAATGGCCCTTCCGAATATCGCGGCAGATGCCCTCGACGATCCGCTCCTCTACGGTCGGCCATCGCTTGATGTACTCACGCGCCTTGTCCATGTTCGCGCGGGCGCGTCGTACGACGAGCTCGGTGATCAGGGCCTCACGGTCCGCGAAGTATCGGTAGACGGTCGCGCGTGACAGCGACGCGGCGCGGGCGATGTCCTCCATCGTCGTCTTCGCGATGCCGAACTGAGCGAAGCATTCCTCGGCAGCCGTGAGGAGCGCCTCGCGGGCGTCGGCGGGGAGTTCGGTGCGTGTGACCACACGAGAACGGTATCAAGCGGTTGATATCGAAAGGCAATAGATAAGACACTAGACATTGAATGTCTCGTGTGTCAGTCTCGACACATGGACCGTGACGAAAAGATCAGGCTCACGCAGCGGCTCATCGCCCACGTGGACAACGACAGCACCGACTATGCGGATGACCTGCTGCGGGTGCCGTTCGCGGTGTTCAACGATCCCGATCTGGCGGCGAAGGAGCGTGACGTGGTGCGGCGATTCCCGCACATCGTCGCCCACATGGACGAACTGGAGAAGACGGGTTCCTACATCACCACCGAGCTCATCGGAACGCCGCTGCTCGTGGTGAAGCAGAACGACGGAACGGTCAAAGCGTTCTCCAATGTCTGTCGGCATCGGGGTTCCAAGGTCGAGTTCGGTGAGTCGGGCTGCAAACGAGTGTTCGCCTGCCCGTATCACAACTGGTCGTACGGCAAGGACGGTGCGCTGCGGGGTATGCCGCACGCCGAGGGCTTCGACGGTATGGACCGTGCAGAGTACGGACTGGTGGAGTTCCCGTGCGAGGTCCGTCACGGACTCGTGTGGGTGGTGCCGACCGTCGGGGCGGATCTCGACATCAAGGCGGTCCTCGGTGACAAGCACGATGCCGAGGTGGCCGACACCGGTATGGCCGGGTCATTCCAGGTCCGCAAAGAGACCTGGAAGCTCGACATGAACTGGAAGATCGCCGTCGACGGGGTCCAGGACTCCTATCACCTGTGCCAGTTGCACACGAAGACGGTGTGCAACTATCTCGAGGGCAACATCACCGCGCTGGACGTCGTTGACCGATCCTGGCGACTTGTGGTGGCGCGCAAGGCGATCACCGAGGTTCGGGATGCCGATCCGGACAGTTTCGATGTTCGCGACTACTCTCTCGCGAACTACACCGTCTATCCGGGCACCATGCTCGTCACCGAACCCAACCACTTCGAGATCTGGACGATCGTGCCGGACAAGGACGATCCGAACGTCAGCCACTGCACCATCCGCCTCCTGTCCCCGAGGAAGCCGGAGACCCCGCGCGAGGAGCGCATCCTGGACAAGAACTGGGAACTGCTGATGGAGACCCTCCACGCGGAGGATTGGTTCGTCACGAAGACGATCACCGACAACGCAGCTTTCGGGCAGGTCGACGAGCTGATCTACGGACGTAATGAACTGCCCGGGCAGCTTTTTCACAAGATGGTGGCCGGAGACGTCGAAGCCCTGGAACGCGAGGGCGCAACGGCGACCGCGGCCGCCGACTACACGCCCGCGGGCTGATCCGATGGGAGAGTTACGTGTCGATCAACCGGCGCCGGGTGTACGCCGACTGACCATCGACCGGCCGGAGGTCCGCAACGCGATCTCGCTGCCTCTGCAACGCGAGCTCGACAGGGTTCTCGCATCAGTGGCCGGCGACGACACGGTCCGGTCTGTGATCGTCGCCGGCGCGGGCCCGGTTGCCTTCTCCGCAGGCTATGACCTCGCAGAACTCGCCGAGTGGACAACCGACGAGGTGGCGGACGCTGCGGCCGAGCGGGATGAGCTGATCTGGCGCTTCGTGACGTTCCCCAAGCCGGTGGTCGCCGCCGTGCACGGGGCGGCGCATGGCGCGGGCACGATCCTGGCCGCGTGTGCCGACATCCGGGTCGGGGGACCACACACGCGATTCACGGTGACCGCCGCACGATACGGTGGCGCCAACCTCACCTGGCTGCTCGACGAACTCATCGGTGCCGGTCTCACCCGGGACCTGTTGATGACCTCTCGGACCATCGATGGGGACGAGGCCCACCGCATCGGCCTCCTGAGCCGGCTGGCCGACGACGGGGATGTGGAAGCCGCGGCCCTGCGCGCGGCCATCGAGCTCGCCGGTCAGCCGCCCGAGGCGCTACGGGAGATCAAGGCGCTCCTGCTCGCCGGTCCCGGTCGGTCTCTGCGATCGCGGTATGACCGTGAGAACGAGATCGCCCGAACGTTGCTGCGCCCTCGCCCGATCTCGGATGTGTTCGCCGACTTCTTCGATCGCGACCGCGCCCGGGCCGAGACGACGAGCACGCCATGACCGACTCCTCGACGATGATCGATCCGTGGCGGCCGCACTGGCCGGATCCGTTCCGCCCGACCATTGAGTGCGACGACGACTACGAGGCGCTGGTGGGAGCCTTGCGCGACGTGCAGGAAGCGGTGACGCGGAGTC
This sequence is a window from Gordonia insulae. Protein-coding genes within it:
- a CDS encoding ABC transporter ATP-binding protein, which codes for MGVEVSVSGLTKSFGSQNIWRDVSLTLPTGEVSALLGPSGTGKSVFLKTLIGLLHPEQGSVIVDGTDITQCSAKELYEIRKLFGVLFQDGALFGSMSLFDNIAFPLREHTKKKEDEVRDIVMEKIDLVGLTGAEDKLPGEISGGMRKRAGLARALVLDPQIILCDEPDSGLDPVRTAYISQLLIDINAQIDATVLVVTHNINIARTIPDNIGMLFRKELVMFGPREVLLTSEQPVVKQFLSGDRFGPIGMSEEKDSAVAAQEEAMAAAGISGGGTKDDFTEIIPQVQPNPGMPERKAIARHRQRVLELLPTLPPDAQEAVRRGMAEEDEIRAENRARDHSGLVPDDAPTAPLRVVGGRTQSV
- a CDS encoding esterase/lipase family protein, producing MGRVRITDRPQRLHRAILTTAWMVAVAVLAVAPSARADDLYGPTQSDWKSAVAYSIQHPEALPIGMNVPGCRPTTDHPRPVVLLNGAFLNKYATWSMYAPQLAAAGYCVFGLDYGGPTSGPFHQVGDLRTSAREIGAFIERVAARTGSDQVDVVGYSEGGLVPFHYLNELGGTRRVNTFIALASPVQGMSGYGFLEWIAQIPGGTGGLKASLPAAVDGTKNSEYMRAIRRDGLTRPDVRYVTVSSRHDLVVDPAEATLTPAPNVTNTVIQDSCPEDHVFHGSVIYDDITLRLVQNALHPSSAQAPHCHPVAPG
- a CDS encoding TetR/AcrR family transcriptional regulator, producing MVTRTELPADAREALLTAAEECFAQFGIAKTTMEDIARAASLSRATVYRYFADREALITELVVRRARANMDKAREYIKRWPTVEERIVEGICRDIRKGHSDPMVNRLVSPESMALSVQLLNVSGRAVELTHELWGPILADEQAAGTIRADLDLRMISEWISEMEIMYISQYDDDGDALERIRTKLRTFVAPAIVGR
- a CDS encoding aromatic ring-hydroxylating oxygenase subunit alpha; translation: MDRDEKIRLTQRLIAHVDNDSTDYADDLLRVPFAVFNDPDLAAKERDVVRRFPHIVAHMDELEKTGSYITTELIGTPLLVVKQNDGTVKAFSNVCRHRGSKVEFGESGCKRVFACPYHNWSYGKDGALRGMPHAEGFDGMDRAEYGLVEFPCEVRHGLVWVVPTVGADLDIKAVLGDKHDAEVADTGMAGSFQVRKETWKLDMNWKIAVDGVQDSYHLCQLHTKTVCNYLEGNITALDVVDRSWRLVVARKAITEVRDADPDSFDVRDYSLANYTVYPGTMLVTEPNHFEIWTIVPDKDDPNVSHCTIRLLSPRKPETPREERILDKNWELLMETLHAEDWFVTKTITDNAAFGQVDELIYGRNELPGQLFHKMVAGDVEALEREGATATAAADYTPAG
- a CDS encoding enoyl-CoA hydratase/isomerase family protein, translating into MGELRVDQPAPGVRRLTIDRPEVRNAISLPLQRELDRVLASVAGDDTVRSVIVAGAGPVAFSAGYDLAELAEWTTDEVADAAAERDELIWRFVTFPKPVVAAVHGAAHGAGTILAACADIRVGGPHTRFTVTAARYGGANLTWLLDELIGAGLTRDLLMTSRTIDGDEAHRIGLLSRLADDGDVEAAALRAAIELAGQPPEALREIKALLLAGPGRSLRSRYDRENEIARTLLRPRPISDVFADFFDRDRARAETTSTP